The nucleotide window CTACGACGCCGAGCACTTCCCCGAGGACCTCGTCTTCCAGGAGACCGGCGACCAGCGCAACTTCCAGGCGCGCTACATCATGCACGAGCCCTTCCGCGGCAACCTCGAGTGCGAGGCTGGGCAGCAATACTTGAAGCAGCTCGCGCAGCGGCACGAGAAGGAAGCGGTCTCGCTGGCGGAGCTCACGGGTTGGAGTCGCGAGGAGATCGTCCAGAAGATGGGACCCGATGCGCCCGGCGCCGCGCCCTCGGATGAGCAGTGGTACAAGAAGCTCTGGAAGTAACCAAACGGTTAACCATGAACAAGTTCCTCGTCGGGATGGTGCTGGTTGCGCTCGCGGTGCCTCGGCCGGCCCATGCGTTCTGCGGCTTCTATGTGGGGAAGGCGGGCGCGGAGCTCTACAACCACGCGTCGAAGGTGGTGCTGGTGCGCGACGGCAAGCACACCGTGCTCACCATGAACAACGACTTCGAGGGCAACTTCAAGGATTTCGCACTCGTGGTGCCCGTGCCGACGGTGCTCGTGAAAGAGCAGATCCACATCGGCGACAAGCGATTGGTCGATCGAATTGACAATTATTCGGCGCCGCGGCTCGTCGAGTACTTCGATGAAGATCCGTGTGAAGTCCTCAAGTACAAGATGGAGGGCGAGTTCGACATGTTGCTGGGCGGCGGGGGTCCTGCCGTGCCCAAGCCCGATGCGGCAATTCGTCACGGCGTGAAGGTCGAAGCCGAGTACACGGTCGGCGAGTACGACATCGTCATCCTCTCCGCAAAGGAGAGCGACGGCCTCGAGACCTGGCTCGAGGAGCAGGGCTATCAGATTCCGGCCAAGGCCTCGGCGGCGCTGCGGCCGTACATCAAGCAGAACATGAAGTTCTTCGTCGCGCGGGTGAATCTGAAGGAGCAGAAGACCACCGGCGTGACGTACCTGCGACCCATCCAGATCGCGTACGAGAGCGAGAAGTTCATGCTCCCGATCCGCCTTGGAATGGCAAACGCGAAGGGGGCGCAGGACATGCTGGTCTACACACTCACCAAGAATGGCCGAGTGGAGAGTGCAAATTACAAGACCGTGAACATGCCCAGCGGCATGGACATCCCGCTCTATGTGAAGAACGACTTCTCACGCTTCTATGCCTCGACGTTCGAGCAGGCTCACAAGAAGTCCGACTACCGCGCGGTTCATACGGAATATGTGTGGAACGCCAACTCGTGCGATCCGTGCGTGGACGAGCCGCTCACGCCTGAGGAGCTTCGCGGTCTTGGTGTGTACTGGCTCGACGACGGCCGGAGCAGCGCGCCGATCATCACCCGGTTGCACGTGCGCTACGACGCCGAGCACTTCCCCGAGGACCTCGTGTTCCAGGAGACCGGCGACCAGTCGAACTTCCAGGCGCGCTACGTCCTGCGTCACCCGTTCACGGGGAAGATGGAGTGCACGGAGGGCGAGACGTACAAGAAGTCGCTCCCCGCTCGGCATGCAAAGGAAGCGGAGGCCCTCGCCAAGCTCACCGGCTGGGATCCGCACGAGATCGCCAAGCACATGGGCGCCGATGCGCCGCCGCCCAGCGACCCCTGGTACAAGCAGATTTGGAAGTAGCTACTGTTTAGCCGTCGCGGATCCGAGATCCGGCACGATGCGCACCGCGCGCCCGCCGTGCTCCGCGGGCACATCGAGCATCACCGCCAGGAACGGCCGCGACTCGCCCGGCGCCAGCGGCTGCGCCTCGGCCTGCTGCTGCGCCTGAAGCGCCTTGAGCTGCGAGCCATCGACGAGGTTGTAGACCTGCTCCGGCGTGAGCGGCTTGCCGGCCCACGCGTCGGCCTGGGCCACCACCTTCTCGCCCTCGAGCAGCTCGACGTGCGCCTTGGCAGCGGGCACCTGGTCCTTGCCGTGGTTCGTCAGCTCGCCGCGGACGAAGAAGGCTGTCTTGCCGCCGGAGATCTCGTACAGCCCGCTGGACACGTCCTCCAGCACCAGCTGCGCCGCCGCGGTCTTGCCGCCGAACACCACCTTCCCCAGCTCGGCCGGCCGCAGCAGCGCGGGATCGAAGTGCCAATCGGCGCGCGCGGTGGCGTAGCCCAGCAGGCTCCCCCAGCCGACGACGAGCACGAAGAGCGCGTTGAGCACGCCGCCCAGCACCCGCTGACCGAGCGGCTTCTTGGGCACGGCCGGCTTGGTGGACGTGGTGGGCGGCCGCAGCCGGCGCGCCTGGCCTGGCTTGGGTTGCGACTCGAAGGCCGCGGGCGCGAGCGGCTCGCTGGGAGCGGGCGCAGCAGCCGTCGGCGGTGGCGCGGGCGGGAGCTCGAACATCGAGCGGTCGGGCTCGCCCGCGGCGGTCACGGGCTCGTCCATACCGATGTCCATGCCCATGCCCATGCTGGCCGAGCTCGTGTTCCTGGGTGGCTCCGGGGCTGGGCTGCTGGCGAAGAAGTCGTCGGCTGGCGCGGGCGCGGCCGCAGAGACGGGCGCTGCCGGCGCGCCACCGCCGCCGCTCTCGAAGGAGAAGGTCACGGAGTCTGGCAGCGGCGCGGGACCCGGTGCGGCCGGCTTGTTGGCCACCGACAGATCCAGGTTCGCAAACGGATCCGACGCCGGGGCAGCCGGCGCAGGCGTGGCGCCGCCAGACAAGTCGAGCCCCGCGAAAGGATCCGACGCCGGCGCGGGCGCAGCAGCTGGAGCCGATGCTGGCGGCTTCCCTCCGGCCTCGGCGAGGTCCACGTTGGCGAACGGATCCGCGACGGGCTTGGTGGGCGCGGCTGGCCGCCCCGCCGAGAGATCCAGGTTGGCAAACGGATCCGCGGTCGGGGGCGGACCGCCCTGGCCCGGCGACGTGAGGTCCAAGCCGCCGAACGGATCCGCGGCCGGCGCCGCCGCAGAAGGCAGAGGCGGCGGACCCACCGGCGCGCTGGCGCCCTCGTTCGGCGAGAACGGCACCAGGCTCGCGAAGGGATCCGTGGGCGAGCTTGGCGCGGGCGCCTGCATCAAGGCCGCGGCCGGAGCCGCCTGGAGCTTGGCGGAGGAGATGAGCGTGTTCGCCGAACCCGCAGCCGCAGCGACGTTGAGCGACGCGAACGGATCGCCTGGCTTACCCGCCTGGGCGTCGAGCTCCGCGGCGAGGCCCGCGAACGGATCCGAGCCTGCATCGAGCGGCGCGGGCGGCGGCGGGGCCAGCGCGGGCGCAGGCGTGGCGAGCGGCGGCTCGGCAGGCGGCGGCGGCGCGCCCAGCTTCGAGGCCATGAGCGCGTTCACCGCGAAGCCCGGCTTGGTGACCTCGATGTCGGTGGTCGTCCGGCGCGAGGCGGCGATGCCCCCGTGGTAGATGCCGGCGCGGGTGGTCTCGCCCTGGGCCTCGGGCGGCGGCCCGAACGCGGCGAACGGATCCGACTTCTGCGTCGATTCGGTGGGGCCGGGCGCCATCGCCGGCATGGCGGGCAACGTGGCGCCGCTGGGCTTGGCGGGGAGATCCACGGGGAGCGCCGAGCCGTCGGCCGCGCGCCGAACGCCGAAGACCGCCTGGCACTTGCTGCAGCGGACCTTCACCGCCTTGTCGCCGATCTTCTCGTCCGGGACGCGGAACTTCGTCTGGCAGGCGGCGCACTGGACGATCATCGGTGACGGCATTATCCGGGCGCCCGGAACTCGCAGCAAGCGAGGTCGCCTGCCTGCGTCGATCAGCGCCGACTTGACTTGGTGCGTCGAAGGTCCGAATCTGCGTGGCCTTTACCCCTCTCGTGGCGATCTAGAGCCGAGGTCCGCACCCATGAGCGACGCGCCCAACGTCCCGGCCAGCACCGGCACCGCCGCCGAGCCCAAGGTCATCAAGCGCTATACGAACCGCAAGCTCTACGACACCGTGGAGAGCCGGTACGTGACGCTCGAAGAGATCGCGGACATGGTGAAGAGCGGCGCGGAAGTGAAGATCGTCGACAACCGCACCAAGGAAGACCTCACCTCGGTCACCCTGGCGCAGATCATCTTCGAGGAGGAGAAGAAGACCTCCAAGATGCCGCTGGGCATGCTCCGCGACATCATCCGCACCGGCGGCGACTCGGTGCAGGCCTTCCTGGCCGCGCAGGTCGCCCCGCGCGTGGAGAAGCTCCAGGCCGAGGCTGAGCACCTGCGCGAGCGCTTCTTCAAGAAGGAAGATGGCACCATCGCTGAGGTCCCGCCCGAGCCGGAGAAGGCCGACGCCAAGAGCAGGCTTTCTCCGAAGGAGCTGATGCAGCTCTCGACGAAGACCGTCGAGGACTGGCAGCGCAAGCTCGACGACCGCATCAAGGCTGTGGTGGAGAGCATGACCTCGCTCCCCGCACTGGCGAAGGATCTCCACGAGCTCGAGAAGAAGATCACCGAGCTCGAGAAGAAGATCGAAGAGCTGAAGTAATCAGGCCTGCTCGAACGTCCCGCTCTTGCCGCCGGACTTGTGCGTGAGCCGCACGTCCGTGAGGTGCATGCCGCGGTCGCCGCTCTTGAGCATGTCGTAGAGCGTGAGCGCCGCCGCACAAACCGCGGTCAGCGCCTCCATCTCCACGCCGGTGCGCTCGACCGTGCGAACCGTCGCCGCGATCTCCACGCCGTCCGTGCCCAGCTCGAGCTGCACCTCGGCGCCGCTGATGCCGATGGGGTGGCAGAGCGGAATCAGATCCGGTGTGCGCTTCACGGCCATCACGCCGGCGAGCTTGGCGGCCTCCAGCGCGTCGCCCTTCTCGAGCTTGCGCTCGCGCAGACGCACCAGGCTCTCGGTGGACATGCGCAGCATGCCGCGCGCGATCGCCACGCGCTCGGTCTTCTCTTTGCTACCTACGTCCACCATCTTCACGGTCGCTCCATTCACGCCGAGCCATCGCTCCTCGCCGAGCCAGCGGGGCCGCGGTCCGCGGCCTCGCTGCACCACCGGCGGCGATGGCTCGTCACCACTCGGTCTCGGTGAGGTGCACGCCGTGGCTGAGCCAGCGCTCGGCCTCGATGGCGGCCATGCAGCCCGTGCCCGCGGCGGTGACCGCCTGGCGGTAGGTCGAGTCCATCACGTCGCCGGCCGCGAACACGCCGCGCACGCTGGTCCGGGTGGTGCCCGGGCGAACCTTCACGTAGCCCGCGGCGTCGACGGCGAGCTGGCCCTCGAGGAACTCGGTGTTCGGCTCGTGCCCGATGGCCACGAACACGCCCGTGCAGTGGAACGGCGACTCGGTGCCGGTCATTAGATTCTTCACCTTGATGCCCGAGACCTTGCCGTCGGTGGCCAGCACCTCGGTGACCACGGTGTTCCAGAGCCACTCGATCTTGGGGTTGGCGCGGGCGCGCTCCTCCATGATCTTCGACGCGCGCAGCTTGTCGCGGCGGTGGATCACGGTGACCTTGCTCGCGTGCTTGGTGAGGTAGTTGGCCTCTTCCATCGCGGTGTCGCCGCCGCCGATGACGACCACGTGGTGGTTCTTGAAGAAGAAGCCGTCGCACGTGGCGCAGCCGGAGACGCCGCGACCCATGAGCTCCTGCTCGCCGGGGACATCGAGCCACTTGGCGGAGGCGCCGCTGCTCACGATGAGGGCGTTGGCCAGGTAGGTCTTGTCGCCGGCGACCACGCGGAACGGCCGCGACTTGAGGTCCACCTTGCTCACGTGCTCGGGGATGATGCGCGTCTCGAAGCGCTCGGCCTGGGCCTTGAACTGCTCCATCAGCTCGGGGCCGAGGATGCCCTTGGGGAAGCCGGGGTAGTTCTCGACCTCGGTGGTGATGGTGAGCTGGCCGCCGGGCTGGTTGCCCTCGAAGAGCATGGGCTTCAAGTTCGCGCGGGCGGCGTACACGGCGGCCGTCCAGCCGGCGGGGCCGGAGCCGATGATGATGAGGTTCTCCACGCCGTCTTTCTGCTCGCTCACGGTGCCTCCGGGGCTTGCGATTTTGGGCGCGGACCGTACCACGCCGGGGTCACATTGATAACGCCGCGCCTGTTACTTGGCCGCTTGGTGCCGGAGTGCTCTAGTTCAAGCCATGGATATTGCGCTGCTGAAGAAGGTGAAGCTCTTCGAAGGCCTCAACAGCGCCCAGCTGGCGAAGCTGGCGGCGCTCGGCGAAGAGCGCAAGGTCCAGGCGGGCGAACACCTCTTCAAGGAGGGCGACGTCGGCGCGGAGATGTTCATCATCGAGACCGGGCGGGTGCGCATCAGCAAGAACGTGCCCGGGATTGGCGAGGAGGCGCTGGCGATTCTGGAGCCGGGTCAGTACTTCGGCGAGATGGCGCTGATCGACGATGCGCAGCGCTCGGCCGACGCCATCGTGCACGCGCCGGTGACGCTGCACGTGATCTCGAAGGAAGCGCTCGACGAGCTGATGTTCGTGGACAAGGAGATCGCCTACATCCTGCTCTGGACCTTCGTGCGGACGCTGAGCGAGCGCCTCCGCGAGACGGACGACAAGATCAAGGCGTTCTTCGCGCTGAGCTCGTTCAAATAGCCGCGCGGTCCGGCGGGCCGAACACCGCACACCGATCACCGTCACCGTTCCCCAAGCAAGAGCGCGTGTGAGTGAAGCGGGGAAACCCGCGAATCCCTCTTGCGAACCCCGGGTGTCCGCGCCGCGATCGCATCAGCGATCGCCCCGACGACACCCCAAAGCGCATCCCACGTCCCGCCGCGCACTTACGCGCTGGCCCGCCGCTTGCTCTCGCCCCGCCGCGTTCAAACGGGGAAGGGGGGCGGGAATGGTGGAGGGCTTCAATCCGATCTTTGGTGGGCCGCGCGTGGCGCCGGTGGTCGCGCTGCGGCAGCAGAAGGGCAAGCCGCGCGACCGGCTCTACGACGTGGGCGCTTCAGGCCTCGGCGACGGCGAGCTGCTCGGGCTGGTGCTCGGTACCGGCGCCGGCGGACAGAGCGCACAGCAGACGGCCGAAGAGCTCTTGCAGCGCTTCGATGGCCTGGGAGGTCTGGGCCGCGCGCACGTGACGGATCTGCGCGACGAGCACGGAGTCGGCGTGGCCAAGGCGGCGGTGCTCGCGGCGGCGTTCGAGCTGGGCCGGCGATCCATGGGGCCACACGCCGAGCGGCCGCGGCTCCGACAAGCGATCGAGGTCGACGCGCACTACCGGCCGAAGCTCGCGCACCTGCACAACGAGGTCTTCCACGTCGCGTGCCTGGACGTGCGCAACCGGCTGCTCCGCGACGCGCGCGTGGCCCAGGGTGGATTTGCCGCGTGCGCCATCTTGCCGCGCGAAGTGTTCGCGCCGGCGATGCGCGAGGGCGCGGTGGGGGTGATCCTCGTCCACAACCATCCGAGCGGCGAGACCGAGCCTTCGGCCGACGATCTCGCGCTCACCGCGCGGCTGGTGCGCGCCGGCGAGGTGCTCGGGATTCGGGTGGTGGACCACGTGATCATCGGCGCGGGCGGCTACACCAGCCTCGCCACCACCGGACAGCTCGCGTGCGCGCGTTGATGGCGGCGTTGGTGCTCGGTGGCTGCGCCGGCGAGCCGCTCTTCGTGGACCAGGTCGAGGACGGCCGCGCGGTGCTCATCGACGCGCACGGGAAGGTGCAGCACGTGCCGGCGGACGTGCTCGGCGGCGATGCAGGCGAGGGGATGTGGCTCGGAGCTCCGCCGGATCTGGATCAACCCGCGCAAATCGCGGCGCTGCGCGCGTCGCTCTCGGCCAGCGACGACGGCGGCGATCTGGTCTTGCCTTGAGGAGGGAATGTGAACGAAACGGTTAACATCGACGAGGCCTTGCAGAAGCACTTCGGCTTCCCTGCGTTCCGCGAGGGTCAGCGGCAGGTGATCTCGGCGGTGCTCGCGGGCACGCCCACGCTGGGCATCATGCCCACCGGCCAGGGGAAGAGCCTCTGCTTCCAGCTGCCGGCGCTGCTCTTGCCGGGGCTGACGCTGGTGGTGTCGCCGCTGGTGGCGCTGATGAAGGACCAGGTTGATGCGCTCACCGAGCGCGGCATGCCGGCCACGTTCATCAACTCGTCGATCTCGGAGACCGAGCGGCGCGAGCGGCTGGCGAAGGCGGTGCGGGGCGAGGTGAAGCTGCTCTATGTCGCGCCCGAGCGGTTCCGGGTGACGCAGTTCGTGGATGCGCTCTCCAAGATTCAGCTGGCGCTGCTCGCCGTCGACGAGGCGCACTGCATCAGCCAGTGGGGCCACGACTTCCGGCCCGACTACACGCGGCTGGGCGAGATTCGCGCGATCCTCAAGCCGCCGCGCACGGTGGCGCTCACGGCCACGGCCACACCGGAAGTGCGCGCCGACATCGTCCGCGCGCTCGGGCTCAGCGATCCGCTCGTCTTCGTGGCCGGCTTCGATCGGCCGAACCTGTATCTGGACGTGCGTCAGCTCCGGACCTGGCGCCAGAAGCTCACCGCCACGCTCGTGCTCGCGCGCGACGGCCAGTCGGGCATCGTCTACGCGGCCACGCGCAAGAAGGCCGAGCGGCTCGCGG belongs to Deltaproteobacteria bacterium and includes:
- a CDS encoding DUF2330 domain-containing protein, producing the protein YDAEHFPEDLVFQETGDQRNFQARYIMHEPFRGNLECEAGQQYLKQLAQRHEKEAVSLAELTGWSREEIVQKMGPDAPGAAPSDEQWYKKLWK
- a CDS encoding DUF2330 domain-containing protein; this encodes MVLVALAVPRPAHAFCGFYVGKAGAELYNHASKVVLVRDGKHTVLTMNNDFEGNFKDFALVVPVPTVLVKEQIHIGDKRLVDRIDNYSAPRLVEYFDEDPCEVLKYKMEGEFDMLLGGGGPAVPKPDAAIRHGVKVEAEYTVGEYDIVILSAKESDGLETWLEEQGYQIPAKASAALRPYIKQNMKFFVARVNLKEQKTTGVTYLRPIQIAYESEKFMLPIRLGMANAKGAQDMLVYTLTKNGRVESANYKTVNMPSGMDIPLYVKNDFSRFYASTFEQAHKKSDYRAVHTEYVWNANSCDPCVDEPLTPEELRGLGVYWLDDGRSSAPIITRLHVRYDAEHFPEDLVFQETGDQSNFQARYVLRHPFTGKMECTEGETYKKSLPARHAKEAEALAKLTGWDPHEIAKHMGADAPPPSDPWYKQIWK
- a CDS encoding zinc-ribbon domain-containing protein gives rise to the protein MIVQCAACQTKFRVPDEKIGDKAVKVRCSKCQAVFGVRRAADGSALPVDLPAKPSGATLPAMPAMAPGPTESTQKSDPFAAFGPPPEAQGETTRAGIYHGGIAASRRTTTDIEVTKPGFAVNALMASKLGAPPPPAEPPLATPAPALAPPPPAPLDAGSDPFAGLAAELDAQAGKPGDPFASLNVAAAAGSANTLISSAKLQAAPAAALMQAPAPSSPTDPFASLVPFSPNEGASAPVGPPPLPSAAAPAADPFGGLDLTSPGQGGPPPTADPFANLDLSAGRPAAPTKPVADPFANVDLAEAGGKPPASAPAAAPAPASDPFAGLDLSGGATPAPAAPASDPFANLDLSVANKPAAPGPAPLPDSVTFSFESGGGGAPAAPVSAAAPAPADDFFASSPAPEPPRNTSSASMGMGMDIGMDEPVTAAGEPDRSMFELPPAPPPTAAAPAPSEPLAPAAFESQPKPGQARRLRPPTTSTKPAVPKKPLGQRVLGGVLNALFVLVVGWGSLLGYATARADWHFDPALLRPAELGKVVFGGKTAAAQLVLEDVSSGLYEISGGKTAFFVRGELTNHGKDQVPAAKAHVELLEGEKVVAQADAWAGKPLTPEQVYNLVDGSQLKALQAQQQAEAQPLAPGESRPFLAVMLDVPAEHGGRAVRIVPDLGSATAKQ
- a CDS encoding polyhydroxyalkanoate synthesis regulator DNA-binding domain-containing protein — encoded protein: MSDAPNVPASTGTAAEPKVIKRYTNRKLYDTVESRYVTLEEIADMVKSGAEVKIVDNRTKEDLTSVTLAQIIFEEEKKTSKMPLGMLRDIIRTGGDSVQAFLAAQVAPRVEKLQAEAEHLRERFFKKEDGTIAEVPPEPEKADAKSRLSPKELMQLSTKTVEDWQRKLDDRIKAVVESMTSLPALAKDLHELEKKITELEKKIEELK
- the moaC gene encoding cyclic pyranopterin monophosphate synthase MoaC codes for the protein MKMVDVGSKEKTERVAIARGMLRMSTESLVRLRERKLEKGDALEAAKLAGVMAVKRTPDLIPLCHPIGISGAEVQLELGTDGVEIAATVRTVERTGVEMEALTAVCAAALTLYDMLKSGDRGMHLTDVRLTHKSGGKSGTFEQA
- the trxB gene encoding thioredoxin-disulfide reductase produces the protein MASPGGTVSEQKDGVENLIIIGSGPAGWTAAVYAARANLKPMLFEGNQPGGQLTITTEVENYPGFPKGILGPELMEQFKAQAERFETRIIPEHVSKVDLKSRPFRVVAGDKTYLANALIVSSGASAKWLDVPGEQELMGRGVSGCATCDGFFFKNHHVVVIGGGDTAMEEANYLTKHASKVTVIHRRDKLRASKIMEERARANPKIEWLWNTVVTEVLATDGKVSGIKVKNLMTGTESPFHCTGVFVAIGHEPNTEFLEGQLAVDAAGYVKVRPGTTRTSVRGVFAAGDVMDSTYRQAVTAAGTGCMAAIEAERWLSHGVHLTETEW
- a CDS encoding cyclic nucleotide-binding domain-containing protein: MDIALLKKVKLFEGLNSAQLAKLAALGEERKVQAGEHLFKEGDVGAEMFIIETGRVRISKNVPGIGEEALAILEPGQYFGEMALIDDAQRSADAIVHAPVTLHVISKEALDELMFVDKEIAYILLWTFVRTLSERLRETDDKIKAFFALSSFK
- the radC gene encoding DNA repair protein RadC, giving the protein MVEGFNPIFGGPRVAPVVALRQQKGKPRDRLYDVGASGLGDGELLGLVLGTGAGGQSAQQTAEELLQRFDGLGGLGRAHVTDLRDEHGVGVAKAAVLAAAFELGRRSMGPHAERPRLRQAIEVDAHYRPKLAHLHNEVFHVACLDVRNRLLRDARVAQGGFAACAILPREVFAPAMREGAVGVILVHNHPSGETEPSADDLALTARLVRAGEVLGIRVVDHVIIGAGGYTSLATTGQLACAR